Within Paralichthys olivaceus isolate ysfri-2021 chromosome 19, ASM2471397v2, whole genome shotgun sequence, the genomic segment ctttacattagtccagactgaacaaactaaaaccttttgagttttgatgacgactgaagctgccgcaggttcttcttcatgtttggaaggagggggggaggggaggggtgttcagctgcaacatgacacttcaccactagatgtcactgaattctacacactagaCCTTTgattgaatgtttttaatgaaggaTAATTTGATCATCTGATAATTAATCCTTTACTGATCTGTTTCCATCAATCATCAGGTTGTGGGAGGAGCCATTGGAATGGCATTTGCACTTCCTGAGGCGATCGACAACTGGACAGACCTGATCAAGAACAATAACGTGACTGAAGCTAGCCAATCCCTGCGAGACACAGCCAAGGCGATCAAAAAGATGACGCGGACCCTGAGTGATCAGTTTGAAGATATGAAGTAAGTGATTCTCAGTTTCTGCTCCTGCAGGTTTGTTTCCTCAGGTAAAGAGCTGCAGCGGGAGTCCGACAGGTCAACACGTCCAAACCACTTCTACAATGTGACCTTCACCTCTCATCAGTTTGATCAATATTCTTCCATGTTGTGTTGGTACATCAGGTTTTGATGCAATTTAATAGAAAAGCATCATCATTTATAACTGCAAACCAGCAACCACAGAGCAACACCTTAATGAAACCTGTTAGCagctaaagctgttttcaggcgtgttcctcacgtgttctgTCTGTGAGAACTaatgtcagtgtctctggacattttctggaacttttcctgcagcctctagtaaaaTTTCAGAGTGACACCAGAAACTTTACCAAGTTCCCCTGGTATTTAAGCTGGACACCACAGCAACCACCTAGCAAAATCCTGTAGCAGCCAATTAACTAACTGTCAATGATGAATTTTTGCATCATCACACCTTCACATCCTAATTGATCTATTTTCATTGTCACCATTAATAACTTATTATAATTCACTGCCTTATTTGCGatataatatattcatttttCAGTCATTATGTAAAGTAAAGCCTCACAGAGCtcagttattacatttttattccaGGTGCTGAAACTTTGCATCTGTAGACTGCTTTGTGATTTAAAGGCAGTATTGGCTGAGGTGTGTCCCTGAGGTACGGACTCTCAGGGTTTATATGACATAGGCTGAAGAACCAAACGTACTATACCTTTCAGTCCCTCCTCCGGCATGGCAGCAAACCAAGCATGACCATGCAACACCACCTGGTGGCTAAACTAGACACCGTGCAGCAACAAGCTTGTGACCAGTCAGACAACTCAAGTCACTGTCctgtaaacagacaaacatccaGCTCTTACAAGAGTTTGCTCAACACAACTGGTCATTTATACGTGGGTTTAGCACAGTGCAGTAATAGAGCATTTGTATCTACAGCAGATATGCAGCAGGGGGCACTGTTGTCAGACACACAGCAAGAGCCAGAAAGAAACATGGTCAAACAACCAGATTCAGATGCTCTAATAAAATCAACCTAGAGTAGATAGAAACGCCAGCTGCCCTAAAACAATGCTACCCTAAAGTACAGCAACAGTATGTATAACCAACTATAGCTGCATCCACTTATGGCTAAAGCTAGCAGCATCTGAGTGGACAAGGAAGGCAACGACAATCAGAGAATTCTCTATTTCagtgtaaaatgtgtttgcagTCGTGCTAACTGGACCTGTTTTATTCACAGGCGGATGCTTGAGGAGATGGAAAAAGAACAACGTGAGCACAAGGAAACTTTAGCCAAAGTTAAGCGCAGCATTGAAAACCCAGAGAGAAGCTTTGAAGAGAAGCAAATATTATTAATGTTTGCCATGAAAACATGCCAGAATGAACAGGTGCGACAATGGCTGAGATGGAATTCAGGGTCGGAGACTTTCTTCAAACTTGTGGATTTGTTTAAGTTAATGCAAAAAGAAATCATGCAGAAGTCAGATGAGGACGAGTCTGATGATGAAGACGACGAGAGTGAAGTGGACATCATCTTTGTGGCTCACGGATCGATCAGAGACTCCAAGAttccagcttcctgtctgctgccTCTGTCCAACATCAAGGACGTGCTCCTGTATTCTCCCTGGAACTGTCTCCTCGCTGCTCCGGCAGCGTACGACATCGCTACGGGACTCATACAACCTAATCACAGAAAGTTTTTATGTAATACAAAAAGTGGCTGTGAAATTCCTCATGAAAGACACGTGCCCGGGAAACTGCCAGATGACTGGAACTCAATGAAGGAAGCAGACCAGATTCCCAACATCATGGTCAGTACTCTCAGGGTTCCACAAGATGGTGCATGGAGGGCTGTAGTCCGTCTCACAGAAGAATATGGTAAACCAGGGAGAGGCCGTGTTGTCATCCCGTTCATCCTCCCTGGTCTGACAGTGAGAATCCCGTTCTACATCGTCACCTGGGTCATGTCTCTGGTGCTGTCTTTCTTCCAGATCCAAGCCACTGTTCATCTCGCCGCCTGTCTGGGCGATAAGTCTACAAAGAAGTTTTCCAGAGGGTTCCTGGAGGAACAGTACTCCTACACTATTGACAACAGCGCGatgacatcagcagcagccaggGTTCCCATCAGACACGTACAGCTGTACAGGAACTTTCAGGCCATGTTTGATTAGACagacacaactttaaaaaacaccAAGTTAGAAAAAAGATTGAATTTTAATTTATCCAGTGGATTttcatcttgattttttttttagagattccAAGTTTTGTTCCAGCAAAAGATTCTTCCATGCCTCAACAAACAATCCAATTTAAATCTGAAAGATGGCTGCCCGGAATCGTGTTCAAGAGTTATGGACATTAAAAATCCATATTTACTGGGATCTAACACTGATGTGGAGGAGTCAGGACATCTCCCACAGCAGGTCCTTGGATCAATGGACGGACCTCAGTCAAATTAACACAACAGCCAACACTAGAATCACCTCCACCAACCAAGATCTTTTTTCAAgactcatgaggtcactgtgaccgtTGACCACTGAGACTCATCAGTTCACCTGAGTCTTAATGTACATTTGTACCAATCTGAAAGGACCTTCTTGTGGTGGTCATTAGATCTCCTGCCAAAGAAtccagtaaaaaataaaaaaaactgtgccaTGTACACAATGTAATCTGATTACTCTCTGGGACGCAGAGAGTACTGATGTACGTTTGCTTCCAAGCTGAACTGGCCCTTTGTTGTTAACGCAACCTCTGAAGCAGCTGAACTATCAGACATGATGCATTACTGCCCGATGAAGAGATGAGGAAGACGTGTTCATCACCTTTTCACATCTGGTGCCAACAGAATGAAAAGTGTCAGAGCAGCAACACTGTTCATACTCTGATCCATCAACGATCACTTATATtgtaatacatttaataatgatCAATTATCTATCATGACATCATTGATTCCTCACGA encodes:
- the LOC109643844 gene encoding uncharacterized protein, with the protein product MTTADELLDQIFSWIEQRRRCADQLIKLAVELESLTQKCKGGECVGSSVAVVGAACVMGAGITFLTGGAAAPFLGLLGSTYLGAGAIISITAKLIEHFMSSDTMKDAKKIEENSNKCARNIQQLFEKLKAEKTAANRFPNPDDVDRHILTDILRAVARRSGVRTKIDFRMVGDEPYLSFGGGPQNLACDPMLGHGIGHSLPIMVTAAGFLTIFTLRASGKKCNFLFAKGAQQLIKEISVTGMKTVLKGGSMVVGGAIGMAFALPEAIDNWTDLIKNNNVTEASQSLRDTAKAIKKMTRTLSDQFEDMKRMLEEMEKEQREHKETLAKVKRSIENPERSFEEKQILLMFAMKTCQNEQVRQWLRWNSGSETFFKLVDLFKLMQKEIMQKSDEDESDDEDDESEVDIIFVAHGSIRDSKIPASCLLPLSNIKDVLLYSPWNCLLAAPAAYDIATGLIQPNHRKFLCNTKSGCEIPHERHVPGKLPDDWNSMKEADQIPNIMVSTLRVPQDGAWRAVVRLTEEYGKPGRGRVVIPFILPGLTVRIPFYIVTWVMSLVLSFFQIQATVHLAACLGDKSTKKFSRGFLEEQYSYTIDNSAMTSAAARVPIRHVQLYRNFQAMFD